Proteins encoded by one window of Bactrocera oleae isolate idBacOlea1 chromosome 4, idBacOlea1, whole genome shotgun sequence:
- the Spn43Ad gene encoding serpin B3 has product MILRPFFVALSRIFVLQTITANAPALTAKLASDRFALTLSTALGLQSPTQNVLLSPVLIQALLTLLSYGTNEQEAAVLRTALHLPQTERKQTATLNMSLLLSSVKAQAQNEARLLSAIYVQEHVLFKFQDEFLEMSRHFETPTQMVDFKRKSIDELNYWFLQQSNYSCGEVLDPKLADMRDRFVMATAAVFHAPWAVGFNVKETEKLNFFTDRMKYKLVDSMFVTHKFRYAELTDLDAKLVELPYANQTLKLWLLVPNQVDGLIKLEEKLLHEDLTKLEEQLREQKIVLTLPKFRAEYDVDLKGALSALGFARIFDGETKFTHMFSSLFNTRSPAVTNVPHKAIWRVDEDGGISTEDEFSLSGFFKRPMQLVVNHPFYFLIKSEVAVLMAGHIVNV; this is encoded by the exons ATGATTTTAAGGCCAT TCTTCGTTGCGCTTAGCCGCATTTTCGTGCTCCAGACGATCACCGCCAATGCACCGGCGCTCACTGCGAAGCTCGCCAGCGACCGTTTTGCCTTGACACTTAGCACAGCACTTGGCCTGCAATCGCCGACGCAGAATGTGCTCCTTTCTCCAGTGCTCATACAAGCCCTACTCACGCTACTATCTTATGGCACCAACGAACAGGAGGCTGCAGTACTACGCACCGCCTTGCATTTGCCACAAACGGAGCGCAAACAAACGGCCACATTGAATATGTCGCTGCTATTGAGTTCCGTGAAAGCACAAGCTCAAAACGAAGCGCGTCTGCTGAGCGCCATCTATGTGCAGGAGCATGTGTTATTCAAATTTCAAGATGAATTCTTAGAAATGTCCAGGCATTTTGAAACACCTACACAAATGGTCGATTTCAAACGGAAAAGCATTGATGAACTCAACTATTGGTTCTTGCAACAATCCAACTATAGTTGCGGTGAGGTTCTTGACCCAAAATTGGCCGATATGCGTGACCGCTTTGTTATGGCCACCGCGGCGGTATTTCACGCGCCATGGGCGGTAGGGTTCAATGTGAAGGAGACggagaaattgaatttttttactgatcgtatgaaatataaattagtCGATAGCATGTTTGTCACGCATAAATTTCGCTACGCTGAATTGACGGATTTGGATGCCAAGTTAGTTGAGCTGCCATACGCGAATCAGACGCTCAAATTGTGGCTGTTAGTGCCCAACCAAGTTGATGGGCTGATAAAACTCGAAGAGAAACTATTACATGAAGATCTCACCAAGCTCGAAGAGCAACTGAGAgagcaaaaaattgtattgacgCTGCCGAAATTCCGCGCCGAATATGATGTGGACCTCAAAGGCGCCTTGAGCGCG TTGGGCTTCGCACGCATTTTCGATGGTGAGACGAAATTCACGCACATGTTCTCCTCGCTTTTCAATACGCGCTCACCAGCTGTGACGAATGTGCCACACAAAGCGATCTGGCGTGTAGATGAGGACGGCGGTATTTCTACCGAGGATGAGTTTT CACTAAGTGGGTTTTTTAAACGCCCTATGCAGCTAGTTGTGAATCATCCGTTTTACTTCTTAATAAAATCCGAAGTAGCTGTTTTAATGGCCGGACACATCGTGAATGTTTGA
- the Spn43Ab gene encoding uncharacterized protein Spn43Ab, which yields MYTMQGIFLALLIATATAQSQFNYEQQQKPIYEKQYEAQQADNAAHIEKLSTPIYFTRVSLTKTTYNRAILPPLNNIRPTPAPTAPPQAGINVRFPAPSKPSYSLQQAHSPHATVPIRSKPVWDSSKPEHNRQSTFAPNKFNANLFRVIAGPLSQQNVIYSPISLQLLLAFVSVGAGGETYNQLKDALGLPANRQDTDELFYNLLQTQLYAGNAQLVMANKMYHSRQLTVQPNIQQRARNFDSVIEAIDFGSPNVAASAINNWVAQKTQNIIRQLVSPAELDAQTQAMLINAIYFKAKWAKEFSTRDTEQQDFYVTPARTMPVDMMYGDDSFAYGEFPELDATGLEMKYENSNISMMILLPNKLDGLAEMEQRLHDVDLNSLSTRMHLETVTIKIPKFRIGFDINMKDPLNKLGITDLFNDRADLKGFFYPQTVSVSQVQHKAYLDVNEAGSEAAAASFIKLVPLSLPNRIIRFTADHPFMFAIRSPQAVFFIGHVVQIQLLTAWVALSGCLVAHAATLSTQSEATERNLFAADIYQAVASNHLGENVVISPAAIQTAMALAFYGAKGRTANEIQAGIRLGSANSDEVVRRFSAFQTAFTRSNNLRLFNKIYINENLEFKANFRDVARRSFDSDLETADFHPPYNKRTADRISKEVQQKTLNKVTNILQPQQLNDLTEGVMVNGIAYSAPWLNAFKADKTERREFSSGGRRSVNVDMMWTVNNFRYGEVNELDAKVIELPYQNTEYSMLVLLPNQMNGLSNLIQRLVGKNLVGLVDSRLSSQKIELRLPKFGFEFGVSLEEPFRKLGVTTMFTRQGDFGHMYRMFVSHYINSASHKAYVEVTEDGSVPSLESGGIKSFLTFSRPKSLEVDHPFVFAIKHEDSIIFMGHVTHNV from the exons ATGTACACAATGCAGGGGATTTTTC tTGCCTTGCTGATCGCTACTGCAACGGCACAATCGCAATTTAAttacgaacaacaacaaaaaccgatATATGAGAAACAATATGAGGCACAACAAGCTGATAATGCAGCACACATAGAGAAACTGAGCACACCCATCTACTTTACAAGGGTTTCATTGACGAAAACCACCTACAACAGAGCGATATTACCGCCGCTTAATAACATTAGACCAACACCAGCGCCTACTGCACCACCACAAGCAGGGATCAATGTACGGTTTCCAGCACCATCCAAACCAAGTTATTCACTTCAGCAAGCACATTCACCTCACGCCACAGTGCCGATCAGATCGAAGCCCGTATGGGACAGCTCAAAACCTGAACATAATCGTCAGAGCACATTCGCGCCCAACAAATTCAATGCGAACCTTTTCCGCGTAATCGCCGGACCATTGTCGCAACAGAATGTCATTTATTCACCCATTTCACTGCAATTGCTGTTGGCATTCGTTTCTGTTGGCGCCGGTGGAGAAACCTATAATCAACTGAAGGATGCACTCGGACTGCCTGCCAACAGACAGGACACGGATGAGTTGTTCTATAATCTGTTGCAGACTCAACTGTATGCCGGCAATGCACAGCTGGTGATGGCGAATAAAATGTATCATAGCCGACAGCTGACGGTACAGCCGAACATACAGCAACGTGCACGCAATTTTGACAGCGTCATTGAGGCGATCGACTTCGGTTCGCCGAATGTGGCAGCGTCGGCTATTAATAATTGGGTGGCGCAGAAAACGCAGAATATTATACGCCAACTAGTTTCGCCGGCGGAATTGGATGCGCAAACGCAAGCTATGCTTATTAATGCCATCTACTTCAAGGCCAAATGGGCGAAGGAATTCTCTACGCGGGACACCGAGCAACAGGATTTCTATGTGACACCTGCGCGTACAATGCCGGTCGATATGATGTATGGTGATGACTCATTTGCCTATGGTGAATTTCCGGAATTGGATGCAACCGGTCTGGagatgaaatatgaaaattcgAATATATCGATGATGATCTTGCTGCCGAACAAGCTTGACGGTTTGGCAGAGATGGAGCAGCGTTTGCATGATGTCGATTTGAATAGTTTGTCGACGCGCATGCATTTGGAGACGGTGACAATAAAAATACCCAAATTTCGCATTGGCTTCGACATTAATATGAAGGATCCTTTAAATAAG CTTGGAATTACAGATCTTTTCAACGATCGCGCAGATTTGAAAGGTTTCTTCTATCCACAAACAGTTAGTGTGTCGCAAGTACAACACAAGGCTTACCTCGATGTCAATGAGGCAGGTTCCGAAGCGGCTGCAGCATCAT TTATCAAGCTGGTGCCGCTCTCACTGCCCAACCGCATCATTCGCTTTACGGCCGATCATCCATTCATGTTCGCCATTCGCAGTCCGCAAGCTGTCTTCTTCATTGGACATGTCGTTCAAATACAgt TGTTAACCGCATGGGTCGCGCTGAGCGGTTGTCTGGTAGCTCATGCCGCCACTTTAAGCACACAAAGTGAAGCTACTGAACGCAACCTCTTCGCTGCCGATATCTATCAGGCTGTCGCTTCGAATCATTTGGGTGAAAATGTCGTGATATCCCCTGCAGCCATACAAACCGCCATGGCCTTGGCCTTCTACGGCGCCAAAGGACGCACGGCAAATGAAATACAAGCGGGCATACGACTCGGTTCAGCCAATTCGGATGAAGTGGTGCGTCGTTTTAGCGCTTTTCAAACTGCCTTTACACGCAGCAACAATTTACGTTTATTCAACAAAATCTATATAAATGAGAATCTGGAATTCAAGGCTAATTTCCGCGATGTCGCACGTCGTAGTTTTGACTCAGACCTCGAAACAGCCGACTTTCATCCACCCTACAATAAACGCACCGCCGATCGCATTAGCAAAGAAGTGCAACAGAAAACTCTGAATAAAGTCACGAATATTCTACAACCACAACAGTTAAACGATCTAACGGAAGGTGTGATGGTCAATGGTATAGCCTATAGTGCACCCTGGTTGAATGCTTTCAAAGCTGATAAGACAGAACGTCGTGAATTCTCATCTGGTGGTCGGCGTTCAGTAAATGTGGATATGATGTGGACGGTAAACAATTTCCGTTATGGCGAAGTTAATGAATTGGATGCAAAAGTAATCGAACTACCTTATCAAAATACTGAGTACTCAATGCTTGTGTTGTTGCCAAACCAAATGAACGGTTTGTCTAATCTTATACAACGTTTGGTGGGCAAGAATTTGGTCGGACTTGTGGATAGTCGTTTAAGTTCGCAAAAGATTGAGTTGCGTCTACCGAAATTTGGTTTTGAATTTGGTGTCAGTCTGGAGGAGCCATTCCGTAAA CTCGGTGTCACGACTATGTTTACCCGTCAAGGCGATTTCGGTCATATGTACCGCATGTTTGTCAGCCATTATATCAATAGCGCTAGCCACAAGGCATATGTGGAAGTTACCGAGGACGGTTCAGTACCCTCATTAGAATCCGGAG gtATAAAGAGCTTCTTGACCTTCTCACGCCCAAAATCTTTGGAAGTTGATCATCCTTTCGTATTTGCCATTAAACATGAAGACTCTATTATATTCATGGGTCATGTGACACACAATGTTTAA